The proteins below are encoded in one region of Salmo salar chromosome ssa02, Ssal_v3.1, whole genome shotgun sequence:
- the LOC106589603 gene encoding choline transporter-like protein 2 isoform X3, translating to MELNEKNPTPDSKYGEARKFDPTFKGPIHNRGCTDVFCCILFILAILGYFAVGILAWSQGDPRKVIYPTDSRGQFCGQAGTPLEKKPLLFYFNILKCASPLTLLEFQCPTTQLCVESCPTKHMTLLKAYLNKGEQEYYKQFCKEGVDFSKMSAPEILRDGLCPSMLMSSKPFTRRCLPALSTMKGGVVVIGNETIFDNGEGERVNATDFLDASKKSNVVVEARQVAMRIFEDYTVSWYWILIGLVIAMVVSLIFIVLLRYLAGIMIWVMIVMVILVIGYGIFHCAMEYRNLKGEPGSDVTIRDLGLQTDFSVYLQIRQTWLAFMIILSIVEVVVILLLIFLRKRVLIAIALIKEASRAVGHVMSSLFYPLLTFALLALVIAYWAITAVFLSTSNDQVYKVFNTTECEYSRDTCKPETFNTTNITAQCPDAECLFAFYGGETYYHKYLILFQFYNVFLFFWCANFVTALGQVTLAGAFASYYWAFKKPDDIPANPICSSLGRALRYHTGSLAFGSLILSLVQVIRVLLEYLDQKLKAAQNRFAKFLLSCLKCCFWCLEKCIKFLNRNAYIMVAIYGKSFCTSARDAFFLLMRNIIRVAVLDKVTDFLLFLGKLLIVGIVGICSFFFFSGRIKAVEQTAPSLNYYWVPILTVVVGSYLIAHGFFSVYAMCVDTLFLCFLEDLERNDGTAERPYFMSQNLLTILKKSNEDQAKTVD from the exons ATGGAGCTAAACGAGAAGAATCCGACTCCGGACTCGAAATATG GTGAAGCACGGAAGTTTGACCCTACCTTCAAAGGGCCCATCCACAACAG GGGCTGCACAGATGTGTTCTGCTGTATTCTCTTCATCTTGGCCATACTGGGATACTTTGCTGTGGGGATCCTGG CCTGGTCTCAGGGGGACCCCAGGAAGGTTATCTACCCGACTGACAGCAGAGGACAGTTCTGTGGCCAGGCCGGGACCCCCCTGGA GAAGAAACCTCTCCTGTTCTACTTCAACATCCTGAAGTGTGCCAGTCCCCTGACCCTGCTGGAGTTCCAGTGCCCCACCACTCAGTTATGTGTGGAAAGCTGTCCTACCAAACACATGACGTTGCTGAAAGCCTACCTGAACAAAGGAGAGCAGGAGTACTACAAGCAGTTCTGCAAGGAAGGAGTGGACTTCTCCAAAATG AGTGCTCCCGAGATCCTGAGGGATGGCCTGTGTCCTTCGATGCTCATGTCCAGCAAACCAT tCACTCGTCGGTGCCTCCCAGCTCTCAGTACCATGAAAGGTGGTGTGGTCGTTATTGGCAACGAGACTATTTTTGAcaacggggagggagagagggtgaacgCCACGGATTTTCTGGACGCTTCAAA GAAGTCCAATGTGGTTGTTGAGGCTCGCCAGGTAGCCATGAGGATCTTTGAGGACTACACTGTGTCCTGGTACTGGATACTGAT tggTCTGGTGATTGCCATGGTGGTCAGTCTCATCTTCATCGTCCTCCTGCGCTACCTGGCCGGGATCATGATCTGGGTCATGATCGTCATGGTGATACTGGTCATCGGATATG GGATCTTCCATTGTGCCATGGAGTACCGCAACCTGAAGGGAGAGCCGGGTTCTGACGTCACTATCCGTGATCTGGGACTGCAGACAGACTTCTCTGTTTACCTGCAGATCAGACAGACCTGGCTGGCTTTCA TGATCATCCTGTCCATCGTGGAGGTGGTTGTCATCCTGCTGCTCATCTTCCTCAGGAAGAGAGTCCTCATCGCCATCGCCCTCATCAAGGAGGCCAGCAGGGCTGTTGGCCATGTGATGTCATCACTGTTCTACCCTCTGTTGACCTTTGCCCTGCTGGCCCTGGTCATAGCCTACTGGGCCATCACCGCTGT CTTCCTGTCCACCTCCAATGACCAGGTGTACAAAGTGTTCAACACCACTGAGTGTGAGTACTCCAGAGACACCTGCAAACCTGAG ACGTTCAACACCACCAACATCACAGCCCAGTGCCCGGACGCCGAGTGCCTGTTTGCCTTCTACGGAGGCGAGACCTACTACCATAAATACCTCATCCTGTTCCAGTTCTACAACGTGTTCCTCTTCTTCTGGTGTGCTAACTTTGTGACGGCGCTAGGTCAGGTGACCCTGGCTGGGGCCTTCGCATCCTACTACTGGGCCTTCAAGAAGCCTGACGACATCCCAGCCAACCCCATCTGCTCCTCACTTGGTCGAGCCCTCAG ATACCATACAGGCTCCCTGGCCTTCGGCTCCCTCATCCTGTCTCTGGTTCAGGTCATCAGGGTTCTGCTGGAGTACCTGGACCAGAAGCTGAAAG CTGCCCAGAATCGCTTTGCCAAGTTCCTGCTCAGCTGCCTGAAGTGCTGCTTCTGGTGCCTGGAGAAATGCATCAAGTTCCTCAACAGAAACGCCTACATCATG GTGGCAATATATGGTAAAAGCTTCTGTACCTCAGCCAGAGATGCCTTCTTCCTCCTCATGAGAAATATAATCAG GGTGGCTGTCTTGGACAAGGTGACTGACTTCCTATTGTTTTTGGGGAAGCTCCTCATCGTTGGAATTGTTG GAATAtgttctttcttcttcttctctgggaGGATTAAGGCTGTGGAGCAGACTGCCCCCTCTCTCAACTACTACTGGGTTCCCATTCTG ACGGTGGTGGTGGGATCCTACCTGATTGCCCATGGATTCTTCAGTGTGTACGCTATGTGTGTGGACACACTCTTCCTCTGCTTCT TGGAAGACCTGGAACGCAATGACGGAACTGCAGAGAGACCCTACTTCATGTCTCAGAACCTTCTCACCATTCTGAAGAAGTCCAACGAGGATCAGGCCAAGACTGTAGActag
- the LOC106589603 gene encoding choline transporter-like protein 2 isoform X1 — protein MELNEKNPTPDSKYGEARKFDPTFKGPIHNRGCTDVFCCILFILAILGYFAVGILAWSQGDPRKVIYPTDSRGQFCGQAGTPLEKKPLLFYFNILKCASPLTLLEFQCPTTQLCVESCPTKHMTLLKAYLNKGEQEYYKQFCKEGVDFSKMSAPEILRDGLCPSMLMSSKPFTRRCLPALSTMKGGVVVIGNETIFDNGEGERVNATDFLDASKKSNVVVEARQVAMRIFEDYTVSWYWILIGLVIAMVVSLIFIVLLRYLAGIMIWVMIVMVILVIGYGIFHCAMEYRNLKGEPGSDVTIRDLGLQTDFSVYLQIRQTWLAFMIILSIVEVVVILLLIFLRKRVLIAIALIKEASRAVGHVMSSLFYPLLTFALLALVIAYWAITAVFLSTSNDQVYKVFNTTECEYSRDTCKPETFNTTNITAQCPDAECLFAFYGGETYYHKYLILFQFYNVFLFFWCANFVTALGQVTLAGAFASYYWAFKKPDDIPANPICSSLGRALRYHTGSLAFGSLILSLVQVIRVLLEYLDQKLKAAQNRFAKFLLSCLKCCFWCLEKCIKFLNRNAYIMVAIYGKSFCTSARDAFFLLMRNIIRVAVLDKVTDFLLFLGKLLIVGIVGICSFFFFSGRIKAVEQTAPSLNYYWVPILTVVVGSYLIAHGFFSVYAMCVDTLFLCFCEDLERNDGSPERPYFMSPELHEILSKTKMAEEEDNKDGTEQPDADPSEPTLMDEVHLEEEVPLKEQDGEIQLKRQDVFMQANEEEQPLKEKTEAAEVEEPQEEKSEVKEEKEEKGPEKKGPEEEEGVEEKGSKEDKPEEKDHQPTEPKKEETEEKKPQEAEPKDPPSTPQE, from the exons ATGGAGCTAAACGAGAAGAATCCGACTCCGGACTCGAAATATG GTGAAGCACGGAAGTTTGACCCTACCTTCAAAGGGCCCATCCACAACAG GGGCTGCACAGATGTGTTCTGCTGTATTCTCTTCATCTTGGCCATACTGGGATACTTTGCTGTGGGGATCCTGG CCTGGTCTCAGGGGGACCCCAGGAAGGTTATCTACCCGACTGACAGCAGAGGACAGTTCTGTGGCCAGGCCGGGACCCCCCTGGA GAAGAAACCTCTCCTGTTCTACTTCAACATCCTGAAGTGTGCCAGTCCCCTGACCCTGCTGGAGTTCCAGTGCCCCACCACTCAGTTATGTGTGGAAAGCTGTCCTACCAAACACATGACGTTGCTGAAAGCCTACCTGAACAAAGGAGAGCAGGAGTACTACAAGCAGTTCTGCAAGGAAGGAGTGGACTTCTCCAAAATG AGTGCTCCCGAGATCCTGAGGGATGGCCTGTGTCCTTCGATGCTCATGTCCAGCAAACCAT tCACTCGTCGGTGCCTCCCAGCTCTCAGTACCATGAAAGGTGGTGTGGTCGTTATTGGCAACGAGACTATTTTTGAcaacggggagggagagagggtgaacgCCACGGATTTTCTGGACGCTTCAAA GAAGTCCAATGTGGTTGTTGAGGCTCGCCAGGTAGCCATGAGGATCTTTGAGGACTACACTGTGTCCTGGTACTGGATACTGAT tggTCTGGTGATTGCCATGGTGGTCAGTCTCATCTTCATCGTCCTCCTGCGCTACCTGGCCGGGATCATGATCTGGGTCATGATCGTCATGGTGATACTGGTCATCGGATATG GGATCTTCCATTGTGCCATGGAGTACCGCAACCTGAAGGGAGAGCCGGGTTCTGACGTCACTATCCGTGATCTGGGACTGCAGACAGACTTCTCTGTTTACCTGCAGATCAGACAGACCTGGCTGGCTTTCA TGATCATCCTGTCCATCGTGGAGGTGGTTGTCATCCTGCTGCTCATCTTCCTCAGGAAGAGAGTCCTCATCGCCATCGCCCTCATCAAGGAGGCCAGCAGGGCTGTTGGCCATGTGATGTCATCACTGTTCTACCCTCTGTTGACCTTTGCCCTGCTGGCCCTGGTCATAGCCTACTGGGCCATCACCGCTGT CTTCCTGTCCACCTCCAATGACCAGGTGTACAAAGTGTTCAACACCACTGAGTGTGAGTACTCCAGAGACACCTGCAAACCTGAG ACGTTCAACACCACCAACATCACAGCCCAGTGCCCGGACGCCGAGTGCCTGTTTGCCTTCTACGGAGGCGAGACCTACTACCATAAATACCTCATCCTGTTCCAGTTCTACAACGTGTTCCTCTTCTTCTGGTGTGCTAACTTTGTGACGGCGCTAGGTCAGGTGACCCTGGCTGGGGCCTTCGCATCCTACTACTGGGCCTTCAAGAAGCCTGACGACATCCCAGCCAACCCCATCTGCTCCTCACTTGGTCGAGCCCTCAG ATACCATACAGGCTCCCTGGCCTTCGGCTCCCTCATCCTGTCTCTGGTTCAGGTCATCAGGGTTCTGCTGGAGTACCTGGACCAGAAGCTGAAAG CTGCCCAGAATCGCTTTGCCAAGTTCCTGCTCAGCTGCCTGAAGTGCTGCTTCTGGTGCCTGGAGAAATGCATCAAGTTCCTCAACAGAAACGCCTACATCATG GTGGCAATATATGGTAAAAGCTTCTGTACCTCAGCCAGAGATGCCTTCTTCCTCCTCATGAGAAATATAATCAG GGTGGCTGTCTTGGACAAGGTGACTGACTTCCTATTGTTTTTGGGGAAGCTCCTCATCGTTGGAATTGTTG GAATAtgttctttcttcttcttctctgggaGGATTAAGGCTGTGGAGCAGACTGCCCCCTCTCTCAACTACTACTGGGTTCCCATTCTG ACGGTGGTGGTGGGATCCTACCTGATTGCCCATGGATTCTTCAGTGTGTACGCTATGTGTGTGGACACACTCTTCCTCTGCTTCT GCGAAGACCTGGAGAGAAACGACGGCTCTCCAGAAAGGCCGTACTTCATGTCTCCGGAGCTTCACGAGATTCTCTCCAAAACTAAAATGGCGGAGGAAGAGGACAACAAAGATGGTACGGAACAGCCAGACGCTGACCCAAGTGAACCTACACTGATGGACGAAGTTCACCTGGAGGAGGAAGTACCGCTGAAAGAACAAGATGGAGAGATACAACTGAAACGCCAAGATGTGTTCATGCAGGCCAACGAAGAGGAGCAACCTCTGAAGGAGAAGACCGAAGCGGCGGAAGTGGAAGAACCACAAGAGGAGAAATCTGAagtgaaggaggagaaggaagagaagggaCCAGAAAAGAAGGGaccagaagaggaggaaggagtggAAGAAAAGGGATCAAAGGAGGACAAGCCTGAAGAGAAGGATCACCAGCCGACAGAACCTAAAAAGGAAGAGACGGAGGAAAAGAAACCTCAAGAGGCGGAGCCTAAAGACCCTCCTTCTACACCCCAGGAGTAG
- the LOC106589603 gene encoding choline transporter-like protein 2 isoform X2: MAKNKGEARKFDPTFKGPIHNRGCTDVFCCILFILAILGYFAVGILAWSQGDPRKVIYPTDSRGQFCGQAGTPLEKKPLLFYFNILKCASPLTLLEFQCPTTQLCVESCPTKHMTLLKAYLNKGEQEYYKQFCKEGVDFSKMSAPEILRDGLCPSMLMSSKPFTRRCLPALSTMKGGVVVIGNETIFDNGEGERVNATDFLDASKKSNVVVEARQVAMRIFEDYTVSWYWILIGLVIAMVVSLIFIVLLRYLAGIMIWVMIVMVILVIGYGIFHCAMEYRNLKGEPGSDVTIRDLGLQTDFSVYLQIRQTWLAFMIILSIVEVVVILLLIFLRKRVLIAIALIKEASRAVGHVMSSLFYPLLTFALLALVIAYWAITAVFLSTSNDQVYKVFNTTECEYSRDTCKPETFNTTNITAQCPDAECLFAFYGGETYYHKYLILFQFYNVFLFFWCANFVTALGQVTLAGAFASYYWAFKKPDDIPANPICSSLGRALRYHTGSLAFGSLILSLVQVIRVLLEYLDQKLKAAQNRFAKFLLSCLKCCFWCLEKCIKFLNRNAYIMVAIYGKSFCTSARDAFFLLMRNIIRVAVLDKVTDFLLFLGKLLIVGIVGICSFFFFSGRIKAVEQTAPSLNYYWVPILTVVVGSYLIAHGFFSVYAMCVDTLFLCFCEDLERNDGSPERPYFMSPELHEILSKTKMAEEEDNKDGTEQPDADPSEPTLMDEVHLEEEVPLKEQDGEIQLKRQDVFMQANEEEQPLKEKTEAAEVEEPQEEKSEVKEEKEEKGPEKKGPEEEEGVEEKGSKEDKPEEKDHQPTEPKKEETEEKKPQEAEPKDPPSTPQE, from the exons ATGGCAAAGAATAAAG GTGAAGCACGGAAGTTTGACCCTACCTTCAAAGGGCCCATCCACAACAG GGGCTGCACAGATGTGTTCTGCTGTATTCTCTTCATCTTGGCCATACTGGGATACTTTGCTGTGGGGATCCTGG CCTGGTCTCAGGGGGACCCCAGGAAGGTTATCTACCCGACTGACAGCAGAGGACAGTTCTGTGGCCAGGCCGGGACCCCCCTGGA GAAGAAACCTCTCCTGTTCTACTTCAACATCCTGAAGTGTGCCAGTCCCCTGACCCTGCTGGAGTTCCAGTGCCCCACCACTCAGTTATGTGTGGAAAGCTGTCCTACCAAACACATGACGTTGCTGAAAGCCTACCTGAACAAAGGAGAGCAGGAGTACTACAAGCAGTTCTGCAAGGAAGGAGTGGACTTCTCCAAAATG AGTGCTCCCGAGATCCTGAGGGATGGCCTGTGTCCTTCGATGCTCATGTCCAGCAAACCAT tCACTCGTCGGTGCCTCCCAGCTCTCAGTACCATGAAAGGTGGTGTGGTCGTTATTGGCAACGAGACTATTTTTGAcaacggggagggagagagggtgaacgCCACGGATTTTCTGGACGCTTCAAA GAAGTCCAATGTGGTTGTTGAGGCTCGCCAGGTAGCCATGAGGATCTTTGAGGACTACACTGTGTCCTGGTACTGGATACTGAT tggTCTGGTGATTGCCATGGTGGTCAGTCTCATCTTCATCGTCCTCCTGCGCTACCTGGCCGGGATCATGATCTGGGTCATGATCGTCATGGTGATACTGGTCATCGGATATG GGATCTTCCATTGTGCCATGGAGTACCGCAACCTGAAGGGAGAGCCGGGTTCTGACGTCACTATCCGTGATCTGGGACTGCAGACAGACTTCTCTGTTTACCTGCAGATCAGACAGACCTGGCTGGCTTTCA TGATCATCCTGTCCATCGTGGAGGTGGTTGTCATCCTGCTGCTCATCTTCCTCAGGAAGAGAGTCCTCATCGCCATCGCCCTCATCAAGGAGGCCAGCAGGGCTGTTGGCCATGTGATGTCATCACTGTTCTACCCTCTGTTGACCTTTGCCCTGCTGGCCCTGGTCATAGCCTACTGGGCCATCACCGCTGT CTTCCTGTCCACCTCCAATGACCAGGTGTACAAAGTGTTCAACACCACTGAGTGTGAGTACTCCAGAGACACCTGCAAACCTGAG ACGTTCAACACCACCAACATCACAGCCCAGTGCCCGGACGCCGAGTGCCTGTTTGCCTTCTACGGAGGCGAGACCTACTACCATAAATACCTCATCCTGTTCCAGTTCTACAACGTGTTCCTCTTCTTCTGGTGTGCTAACTTTGTGACGGCGCTAGGTCAGGTGACCCTGGCTGGGGCCTTCGCATCCTACTACTGGGCCTTCAAGAAGCCTGACGACATCCCAGCCAACCCCATCTGCTCCTCACTTGGTCGAGCCCTCAG ATACCATACAGGCTCCCTGGCCTTCGGCTCCCTCATCCTGTCTCTGGTTCAGGTCATCAGGGTTCTGCTGGAGTACCTGGACCAGAAGCTGAAAG CTGCCCAGAATCGCTTTGCCAAGTTCCTGCTCAGCTGCCTGAAGTGCTGCTTCTGGTGCCTGGAGAAATGCATCAAGTTCCTCAACAGAAACGCCTACATCATG GTGGCAATATATGGTAAAAGCTTCTGTACCTCAGCCAGAGATGCCTTCTTCCTCCTCATGAGAAATATAATCAG GGTGGCTGTCTTGGACAAGGTGACTGACTTCCTATTGTTTTTGGGGAAGCTCCTCATCGTTGGAATTGTTG GAATAtgttctttcttcttcttctctgggaGGATTAAGGCTGTGGAGCAGACTGCCCCCTCTCTCAACTACTACTGGGTTCCCATTCTG ACGGTGGTGGTGGGATCCTACCTGATTGCCCATGGATTCTTCAGTGTGTACGCTATGTGTGTGGACACACTCTTCCTCTGCTTCT GCGAAGACCTGGAGAGAAACGACGGCTCTCCAGAAAGGCCGTACTTCATGTCTCCGGAGCTTCACGAGATTCTCTCCAAAACTAAAATGGCGGAGGAAGAGGACAACAAAGATGGTACGGAACAGCCAGACGCTGACCCAAGTGAACCTACACTGATGGACGAAGTTCACCTGGAGGAGGAAGTACCGCTGAAAGAACAAGATGGAGAGATACAACTGAAACGCCAAGATGTGTTCATGCAGGCCAACGAAGAGGAGCAACCTCTGAAGGAGAAGACCGAAGCGGCGGAAGTGGAAGAACCACAAGAGGAGAAATCTGAagtgaaggaggagaaggaagagaagggaCCAGAAAAGAAGGGaccagaagaggaggaaggagtggAAGAAAAGGGATCAAAGGAGGACAAGCCTGAAGAGAAGGATCACCAGCCGACAGAACCTAAAAAGGAAGAGACGGAGGAAAAGAAACCTCAAGAGGCGGAGCCTAAAGACCCTCCTTCTACACCCCAGGAGTAG
- the LOC106589603 gene encoding choline transporter-like protein 2 isoform X4: MAKNKGEARKFDPTFKGPIHNRGCTDVFCCILFILAILGYFAVGILAWSQGDPRKVIYPTDSRGQFCGQAGTPLEKKPLLFYFNILKCASPLTLLEFQCPTTQLCVESCPTKHMTLLKAYLNKGEQEYYKQFCKEGVDFSKMSAPEILRDGLCPSMLMSSKPFTRRCLPALSTMKGGVVVIGNETIFDNGEGERVNATDFLDASKKSNVVVEARQVAMRIFEDYTVSWYWILIGLVIAMVVSLIFIVLLRYLAGIMIWVMIVMVILVIGYGIFHCAMEYRNLKGEPGSDVTIRDLGLQTDFSVYLQIRQTWLAFMIILSIVEVVVILLLIFLRKRVLIAIALIKEASRAVGHVMSSLFYPLLTFALLALVIAYWAITAVFLSTSNDQVYKVFNTTECEYSRDTCKPETFNTTNITAQCPDAECLFAFYGGETYYHKYLILFQFYNVFLFFWCANFVTALGQVTLAGAFASYYWAFKKPDDIPANPICSSLGRALRYHTGSLAFGSLILSLVQVIRVLLEYLDQKLKAAQNRFAKFLLSCLKCCFWCLEKCIKFLNRNAYIMVAIYGKSFCTSARDAFFLLMRNIIRVAVLDKVTDFLLFLGKLLIVGIVGICSFFFFSGRIKAVEQTAPSLNYYWVPILTVVVGSYLIAHGFFSVYAMCVDTLFLCFLEDLERNDGTAERPYFMSQNLLTILKKSNEDQAKTVD, encoded by the exons ATGGCAAAGAATAAAG GTGAAGCACGGAAGTTTGACCCTACCTTCAAAGGGCCCATCCACAACAG GGGCTGCACAGATGTGTTCTGCTGTATTCTCTTCATCTTGGCCATACTGGGATACTTTGCTGTGGGGATCCTGG CCTGGTCTCAGGGGGACCCCAGGAAGGTTATCTACCCGACTGACAGCAGAGGACAGTTCTGTGGCCAGGCCGGGACCCCCCTGGA GAAGAAACCTCTCCTGTTCTACTTCAACATCCTGAAGTGTGCCAGTCCCCTGACCCTGCTGGAGTTCCAGTGCCCCACCACTCAGTTATGTGTGGAAAGCTGTCCTACCAAACACATGACGTTGCTGAAAGCCTACCTGAACAAAGGAGAGCAGGAGTACTACAAGCAGTTCTGCAAGGAAGGAGTGGACTTCTCCAAAATG AGTGCTCCCGAGATCCTGAGGGATGGCCTGTGTCCTTCGATGCTCATGTCCAGCAAACCAT tCACTCGTCGGTGCCTCCCAGCTCTCAGTACCATGAAAGGTGGTGTGGTCGTTATTGGCAACGAGACTATTTTTGAcaacggggagggagagagggtgaacgCCACGGATTTTCTGGACGCTTCAAA GAAGTCCAATGTGGTTGTTGAGGCTCGCCAGGTAGCCATGAGGATCTTTGAGGACTACACTGTGTCCTGGTACTGGATACTGAT tggTCTGGTGATTGCCATGGTGGTCAGTCTCATCTTCATCGTCCTCCTGCGCTACCTGGCCGGGATCATGATCTGGGTCATGATCGTCATGGTGATACTGGTCATCGGATATG GGATCTTCCATTGTGCCATGGAGTACCGCAACCTGAAGGGAGAGCCGGGTTCTGACGTCACTATCCGTGATCTGGGACTGCAGACAGACTTCTCTGTTTACCTGCAGATCAGACAGACCTGGCTGGCTTTCA TGATCATCCTGTCCATCGTGGAGGTGGTTGTCATCCTGCTGCTCATCTTCCTCAGGAAGAGAGTCCTCATCGCCATCGCCCTCATCAAGGAGGCCAGCAGGGCTGTTGGCCATGTGATGTCATCACTGTTCTACCCTCTGTTGACCTTTGCCCTGCTGGCCCTGGTCATAGCCTACTGGGCCATCACCGCTGT CTTCCTGTCCACCTCCAATGACCAGGTGTACAAAGTGTTCAACACCACTGAGTGTGAGTACTCCAGAGACACCTGCAAACCTGAG ACGTTCAACACCACCAACATCACAGCCCAGTGCCCGGACGCCGAGTGCCTGTTTGCCTTCTACGGAGGCGAGACCTACTACCATAAATACCTCATCCTGTTCCAGTTCTACAACGTGTTCCTCTTCTTCTGGTGTGCTAACTTTGTGACGGCGCTAGGTCAGGTGACCCTGGCTGGGGCCTTCGCATCCTACTACTGGGCCTTCAAGAAGCCTGACGACATCCCAGCCAACCCCATCTGCTCCTCACTTGGTCGAGCCCTCAG ATACCATACAGGCTCCCTGGCCTTCGGCTCCCTCATCCTGTCTCTGGTTCAGGTCATCAGGGTTCTGCTGGAGTACCTGGACCAGAAGCTGAAAG CTGCCCAGAATCGCTTTGCCAAGTTCCTGCTCAGCTGCCTGAAGTGCTGCTTCTGGTGCCTGGAGAAATGCATCAAGTTCCTCAACAGAAACGCCTACATCATG GTGGCAATATATGGTAAAAGCTTCTGTACCTCAGCCAGAGATGCCTTCTTCCTCCTCATGAGAAATATAATCAG GGTGGCTGTCTTGGACAAGGTGACTGACTTCCTATTGTTTTTGGGGAAGCTCCTCATCGTTGGAATTGTTG GAATAtgttctttcttcttcttctctgggaGGATTAAGGCTGTGGAGCAGACTGCCCCCTCTCTCAACTACTACTGGGTTCCCATTCTG ACGGTGGTGGTGGGATCCTACCTGATTGCCCATGGATTCTTCAGTGTGTACGCTATGTGTGTGGACACACTCTTCCTCTGCTTCT TGGAAGACCTGGAACGCAATGACGGAACTGCAGAGAGACCCTACTTCATGTCTCAGAACCTTCTCACCATTCTGAAGAAGTCCAACGAGGATCAGGCCAAGACTGTAGActag